Part of the Carnobacterium pleistocenium FTR1 genome is shown below.
TAATTAGATAATGAACAGTTAGCATATCATCAGCAACATGTAATTCTAAAAAATAACAACCTATTGCCTCGTTCTCATTAACAAATAACCTTTGAAAGCTAGTTAACTTATTTTTGAAATGGTATTTTTCCCCTAAAATCCAGTAAACTTTGTAACCATTTTGAGTATACCCGAACGTTCGTTCAATCATTCTTTGAGTAGAGAGAGCACTGCATTGAAATTCAATAGCAATTGGAGTTTTTTCATCTAGCCAAATCAATAAATCAGGTCGTTGTTTTAAATTTGGCAGATAAGCTTCCAATTGACAGGGGATTTCTTGTTGTTTGAACCACTGGTAAAGCATACCTTTACCTAAAATATGTTCTTCGGTTTCACTTTCTGAAAAAACGTTGCAATTTTTTTTTTGAAAATGTGTGAAATGAGCCTGTTTAATTAACCCCTTCTTTAGAAAAACCGGTTCTTTACAACTTGGACAATAATAGTCATGTTTTTGACTCTTGCTTTTTTGCTCATTCATCGCATTAAGATAATGGTTTTTATTATTCACCGCCACTAACATCTTTATAATCTCCCCTCATATACTTCACACTTCAAGTATCCGCAAAGAAGGCGAGATCACTATTTTTAGACAAAAAAATCAAAGAAAGAAAATCTTTCTTTGATTTTATAATCAATTCTATTTAGCTTATTTAAAATAGTGACGAGTCAATTCAAGAGCTCTCTTCTCCATAATTACTTTGCCGTGTTCTTCTAAAATCCCTTGAGTTACTGGTGTTTTATCAGCGAATTCTAGTGCGAGTGCAATTTCTTCATCAGCACTTCTTTCGGTCATTTCATTAATAAAAAAGACTAAATTTAAATAATATCTTTCTTTATAAAGAAACAATCTAGACAAAGCGTTATCCAAATGCATCATTTTTGATAATTCAATCATATTTTCAAATTGATTAAATCTTAAAACAATTCCTTCTGTTTCATCTTTCGAATGTTCATTATCATTCTCAAGTTCATTCTCAGCTTCAGATTTATTTAAATTTTGCACCATCTGTTTTTTTATATATTGAGAGAATTCATCTGAATTAAGATTTTCAGATGCTGAAGAAAAATCTAATTGATCATTTATCGGACCACCTTTGCTGATAAACAGCTCTAGCCCATTTCCATTTGGTAACACTTGAAATGTGATGGCATCAGATTCATGGAATTGTTCGTCTACGTCTACTTCTTCTAAAATACTATAAAAAAAGTTTTCAATTTGTTTATGATTTCCTAAAAGATCTAGAAAAGTTACGCCTCTTTCTTCTAAATCAGCATTCTCAATCAATACTCGAATGGTGTTTTCGTTAATATGTTCCATTTCCATAGTCCTACACCTCATTTCTTTTCTTCACAGTTAAAAGCGGCTCAACATATGAATAATCTATATAACCATTCTAAAGGAAATAAATTAAATGTAAAGTTAAAAGTGCCAAAAAAAACTACAACATCTTAAGATGCGCAGTTTCGATTTATTTGTTAATAGCCGACAATAAGTTGAGCTTGTTTCAATTCAAGAGCTCGTACTTCGCGAGGTAAAAAGCGACGTATTTCATCTTCATTATAGCCAACTTGTAGTCTTTTTTCATCTACCATAATTGGCCGGCGTAAAAGGCCCGGATTATCTTGAATCAAATCAAACATTTTGTTTAAAGGTAACTCATCTAATTCAACATTCAATTCTTGAAATACTTTAGAACGTGTCGAAATGATTTCTTCTGTACCATCTTCTGTCATTCTTAAAATCGATTTAATTTCACCAATTGTTAGCGGTTCTGAAAAAATGTTTCTTTCATTATAAGTAATATCATTTTCTTCTAACCAGGCCTTAGCTTTGCGACAAGATGTACAGCTAGGCGATGTATATAAAGTTACCATATGTTATTCTCTCCTTTTTTAATCAGATGGATCGTTCAAAAAAATTGAGGATTGTTATGAACCTATGAAATACCTTATGAATTTATTATAAAACATCCATTTTAAAAATACTACCCTTTTTGTCATCTTTTTGTCACTTCTTATTAATTTCTTTATAATAAATACTTTTATTTTGTACTTTTCTAGTTAGAAGTCATATTCCACAACGGTTTACTCTAGATGATTATATCAATACTTAATATAATTAAAAATTCATTACAAATAATACTTTGTTTGAAAATAAACTTTTTGTTTTTTTATTAACAAAAAAGCTATAAATCAGACTTAATGTCTAATTTATAGCTTTTTCAACTTATTTTTTATAGCTAGCTTTTTTTTCTTTTAAAGCTACAATATCAGATTCTCTGCAATAAACATAGTGTCCAGGCGAAATTTCACGTAATTCTTCAGGTTCTCCATTTGATTCACGAGGAATATATGGAGTACGCACACGATTACGCTCGTATTCAGGATCTGGTAAGGGCACAGCAGACAATAAGCTTTCAGTGTAAGGATGTAAGGGTGTATTATAAACTTCTTCAGCAGGTGCTAATTCAAGTAATTTCCCAGTATTCATTACACCAATACGGTCACTAATATATTTAACCATTGATAAATCATGTGCAATAAATAAAAATGTTAATTTTTGCGTTTTTTGCAATTCCATCAACAAGTTTACAACCTGTGCTTGAATAGAAACATCCAATGCAGAAATTGGTTCATCAGCAATAATAAACTTGGGTTTAACTGCTAAAGCCCTAGCGATTCCAATACGTTGTCTCTGTCCACCTGAAAATTCATGTGGGTATCGTGAAGCATGATCTGGATTTAGTCCTACAGTTTTTAACAAATCATCTACTTGTTGGTTTCTATCTTCAGTAGAACTGGCTAATTTATGAATATCGATACCTTCAGCAATAATATCACGGACTTTCATTTTCGGATTTAAAGATGCATATGGATCTTGAAAAATCATTTGCATATCTCTTCTAAATTTCAACATATCTTTTTTTCCAGATATATCATGAACTTTTGTACCCTCAAAATCAACTTCACCAGCTGTTGGATTGTATAATCGAATAATTGAACGACCAGTTGTTGATTTACCTGAACCAGATTCACCAACAAGTCCAAAGGTTTCACCTTTATAAATATCAAAAGTGATATCATCTACTGCACGAACTTCATTCTTTGTGCCTTCATTGAAATACTGTTTTAAACCTTTAACTTCTAAGATTTTTTCTTTATTTTCCATTTAATTTTGCCCTCCTTTAACTTGAGTCTTAGTACTCTTTAAAGATTCATGAAGTGGGGCAAATCTTTCTTCAAAAATTTTATGACGTGCTTTAATTTCTGGTGGCGGTTCAACTGCTGGAGCATCAGGATGCAACAACCATGTTAACGCAGAATGTGTTTCAGAAATTTTAAAGAAAGGTGGCTCTAATTCAGTATCAATTTTCATTGCAAATGCATTACGTGGAGCAAATGCATCACCTTTTGGAGGATCCAATAAATCTGGAGGTGTTCCAGGAATGGCATACAATGTTTCTGTGATTTCTAAAGTTGGCATAGAACTAATCAATCCCCATGTATACGGGTGTTGTGGATTATAAAAAATTTCATCGACCGTTCCAATTTCAACAATCTTACCAGCATACATTACTGCAACACGATCTGCAACATTTGCTACTACACCTAAATCATGTGTAATAAAGATAATTGAAGTTGCAATTTTTTGCTGCAATTCTTTCATTAGATCTAAAATTTGTGCTTGAATAGTTACGTCTAATGCTGTTGTTGGTTCATCAGCAATTAAGACTTCCGGATTACAAGCAAGGGCAATCGCAATAACAATACGCTGTCTTTGTCCACCAGAAAATTGATGTGGGTATTGTTTCATACGTCTCTCTGAATCGGGTAAACCTACTAAATTCAATAATTCTAGTGCTCTTTTTCTAGCATCTTCTTTATTTAGTTTTTGATGCAATCGAATTGGTTCAGAAATTTGTTTACCAATCGTCATTGTTGGATTAAGCGAAGTCATTGGATCTTGAAAAATCATTGCAATTTCTTTGCCACGAATACCTTGCATTTCTTTTTCAGATTTCTTAATAAGATCTTCACCATTGAATAAAATTTCGCCACTTTCGATATTGGCATTTTGTGACAACAATCGCATAATGCTACGAGTTGTAACTGATTTTCCAGAACCGGATTCGCCTACGATTGCTAACGTTTCGCCTTTTTTTAAATCAAAACTGACACCGCGGATAGCTTTTACTTTACCAGCATAGGTGTCGAACGTAATCTCTAAATCTTTAACTTCTAATACATTACTCATTCGTTTCACCTCACTAATCCTTCATTTTTGGATCAAATGCATCACGCAAACCATCAGCTAATAAGTTAAATGAAATCATTAAGATACAAATAACTGCAGCTGGATACCACATTAAGTGGGGTAAGAAGCGGAATGTTTTGTATCCATCATTAATCAATGTTCCTAATGAAGCCGTTGGTGCTGGAATTCCTATACCAATAAAACTCAAGAATGCCTCGAAGAAAATAGCTGACGGAATTGAGAACATAGTTTGAATAATAATGATACCGGATAAATTTGGAATGATGTGTTTAAATGCTATTTTAACTGATGATTCACCTAGTGTACGAGCAGCTAAAATATATTCTTGATTTTTTAATTTTAAGGTTTGAGCCCTGACTACCCTGGCCATTGAAATCCATCCAGTAATAGCTAAAGCAATAATAATTGATGTAATACCTGGCTGTAACACTAATAGCATTAAAATAACTACAACTAAGTTTGGAACACCAGATAAAATTTCCAAGACACGTTGCATAAAGTTATCTACTCTTCCACCAAGCCAACCTGAAACTAAACCATAGGTCACTCCTATAGTTAAATCGAAAAAGGCTGCTACAAAAGCAATAATTAAAGATACTCTTGTACCATAAAGAATGCGTGAAAGTAAGTCACGACCTAAGCTGTCTGTACCTAAGATATAGTACTGATCCTCAGGAACACTCTTCTCAGCATATTTGTCTATACGAGTTTCTCCAACTTTTTGAGTCCCATTTAAACCATCAATACCAATTCCTGGAATTTTTGGAGGCAAACTTGCAAACTCTACTGTTTGAATATTTGGATCATGAGGTGCTACGATTGGTGCGGCAATTGTAAGAAGAATCATAATTATTAGAACAACCAGACTAACAACTGCTGCTTTATTTTTTTTCAATCTTCTCCATGAGTCTTCAATAAAACTTAATGAAGGTGCTGAAATTTTTTCATTATCACCGACACTTGACCCAGTAGCTGGGGCAAACATGTCTGGGGACAAATTCTTAAATTCATCTGCAACAGGAACATTCTCTTGTTTATTCATTATTTGTCCCCTCCTTCTGTAGAAACACGAATACGTGGATCAATTACTCCGTATAAAATATCAACAACTAAAATAATAAATACAAGCATAGCAGAGTAAAGAATAGTTACACCCATGATTGTTGGGTAATCATTTGTCATGATTGATTTTACGAATTGTTCACCTATACCAGGAATGGCATAGATATTTTCTACAACCATTGAACCAGTCATTAAACCAACGGCCATAGGTCCTATGATTGTCACTAATGGAATTAAAGCATTACGGACACCATGTTTAAATGCTACTGTCCATCTGCTCAACCCTTTAGCTCTTGCCAATTCAACGTAATCGCTGCCTAAAACTTCTACCATTTCTGTTCTAATAAATCGAGCTGAATCTGCTAAAGGAGATATAGCTAATGCCAATGTAGGAAGAACAGATGAGCTAAATCCTCCATCCCATAAAGCGATTGGGAACCATTGCAGATATACACCAAATATTAGCTGTAGCAGAACAGCGATAACAAAGTTAGGAATAGATCTTCCTAAAATTGCTGAAAAAGTTGCAAGCGTGTCGATCCATGTATTTTGATACATTGCCGCTATTACGCCTAACACAATACCCAATATTGTCCCTAACGCAACCGCTTGAATACCCAGTTGCAAGGAAGGCCCTATACGCGTAGATAAAAGCTTTGTTACAGGAGTATTGCTAAATTGGAATGATGTTCCTAAATCTCCTTGAAGTAATCCACCAATATAAACTAGATACTGAACCGGCACCGGTTCATTCAATCCATATTGTTCGTTCATAATAAAGATTTGTTCTTCTGAAAGTTTATCCTGGTTACTATATGGAGTACCCGGTAAAAGCTTCATTAAGAAAAAAGTAATCGATGCAATTAAAAATAATGTCAACAACATGTATAGTACACGTTTCCCTAAAAATTTAGCATAGCTTTTCATCGATTATAGCACCTCCAACAATTTTAATTTTTAATTCCCTTACAAAAAAGAATATACTATTTAGAATAGCTTGTCAAAACCAATATTGCAAAACTTTTTTGATTTTTTTTTGATTTTTTCGTCTATAGATTAAAATTAGATGAAAATTTAAGTGTAATTCACCAAGATCAATTGCTTATCTCTTTTAAAATATTCATATATTTTTAATATTATTCCTATATAATATATTCTAGTACCATTGTTTGTATATTATAAGGAGGAAAATTAGTGAAACGAAAAATAACACCTATCCACATCTTTTTGGTGTCGCTCCTTTTATGCTTATTAATTGAATTAATTGTTTATAAAGAGCTCTCATTCTATCAAACGACAAATCTTACATTTTATGGAGCTTCCTTATTTCTCATTATTGGTCTCTTTGGTGCATCCTTTTCATCAGGTTTTTTTGATTTCTTTAACTACAGTATGAGAAAAACAGCTTTTAATATTCGTAAAGGTAGACATTCTGAAGAAGAATTCTCTATTAAACCTCTCTCAAAAGTAATTGGTAAGGGTTATTACTTCTTTTTAAAAGTAGGTTCAGCATTATTAACTATTAGCTTGCTTACATTACTAGCTTATTATCTTATTGAAAGATAATTTTTAGTACTCATTGTCAACAAACGCTTTAATCAATTTAAATATATCGTTATACTAGTATTAATGTACTTAGAAATAAGGGGTGGATAAAATGGAAACAATTTTTTCAGGTATTCAACCTAGTGGAACTCCTACTATTGGAAATTACATTGGGGCAATGAAACAATTTATACAGTTACAGGAAAGATACAGGTGTTATTTTTGTATCGTTGATGAACATGCCATTACCGTGCAACAAGAACCGTTAAAACTTAGACAGCAAACGAAAAGTCTTGCTGCATTATACTTAGCTATTGGATTGGATCCAGCAAAAGCCACAATCTTTATTCAATCTGAAGTTTCTGCTCACGCTGAAGCTGCTTGGATCGTTCAATGCAATACCAATATAGGTGAATTAGAGCGAATGACGCAGTTTAAAGATAAATCTGCAAAAAATAATCGTTCTGGAGTATCGGTTGGATTATTAACTTATCCTCCTTTAATGGTTGCAGATATTATTCTGTACCAATCTAATTTAGTTCCTGTTGGAGATGATCAAAAACAACACTTGGAACTGACACGCGATTTTGTTAGTCGTTTTAACAATAAATACGGTAATGGTAATCAATTACTTACTATGCCAGAAGTAGAAATACCAAAATCCGGCGGTCGTATCATGAGTTTACAAGATCCCTTAAAGAAAATGAGTAAATCTGATGAGAATAAAAAAAGTTTTGTTTCAATATTAGATGAGCCCTCAATCATTCGTAAAAAAATTAAAAGTGCTGTGACAGATTCTAGCGGAGTTATTGAATATGATCCAAAAAATAAACCTGGTATTTCTAATTTGCTAACAATTTATGCTTCATTTACTGATTTTAGCATTGCTGAATTGGTAGCTCGCTATCAAAATAGTGGCTATGGCCAATTCAAGGAAGATCTAGGCGAAGCTATTGTTGCTGTGCTGGAACCTATTCAGATCAGACACAATGAATTAATCAACTCAGATGAATTAAACTTAATTTTAGATGAAGGTGCCATTAAAGCTCAAACTGTAGCAAATAAAACACTTTTAAAAATGAAAAATGCTATTGGTTTAGGACGAAAAATTAGATAAAAAGAAGCTGAAGCAGTCAGAATTCATCTGACTGCTTCAGCTTCTTTTTATTCAACTGATATTGCTGCCTTTTCAAAAGAAATTTCTTCTGGAATAAACGAGTTTGATTTTATGGAAATATAGTTTTGAACAAAAGATGGCACCTTTATTTTTAGTATATTAAATGCAGTAGTTCTTCTTTGGTGATATTTCCGAAATATTTTTTAATATTGATATCATTTAAAGCTTCATTTATAGATAGAGAATCATACTTAATACCGGCTAATTTTTCTTCGACATCTGCGATATCTCCTAATCCAAAAAAATCTCCAAAAATACGAATATCTTGGATAAAACCTTTATCGACATCCATTTTAAATTCAACCGAACCAATTGAAAAACGATGACGACGAACCAATTCAAATTTTGGTGATTTCCCGTAATTCCAATCCCAATTACTAAAATATTTTTTAGAAAGTTCTTCTATTTGCTTCCAATCATGATCTGTCAGTTTGTACTCTTTAACGTCTTCAGCTTTAGTTACATCAAATATATTTAATAATAACCGATCTCTAAATTCCTTAGTATTTAAGAATTGATAATCATCAGATAAATAAGGCTTGATATTTGTTACACGGCTTCTTATTGATTTGATTCCTTTTGATTCAATTTTATCTTTCCTGACTTTGAGTGCATTTACGACTTCTTCGATGTCACTATCAAACATGATTGTACCGTGTGCTGTCATTCGGCCATTTTTTGAGTACATTGCATTACCAGAGAATTTTTGCCCGTTAATCAGCAAGTCGTTTCTGCCTTCAAGCTTAGCACCTTCGACACCCATTTTGTGTAATGAATCTATAATTGGCTCTGTAAATTTACCAAAATCTCGGAATGAATTTCCATCATCTTGGGTAATAAAACAAAAACAAAAGACTCCAAAATCATGATAGACAGCTCCACCACCTGAAAAGCGACGAACGATGTGAATATTTTTTTTCTCTACATATTCTGTATTGATTTCTTCAATCGTATTTTGATTTCTTCCAATTATGATAGACGGCTCGTTGATATAAAAAAGCAATATTGGTTCATCTAAAATGACATTATTTAATAGGTGGTACTCAATTGCTAAATTAATTGCGGGATCCGTTATTTCTTTACCATCGCGAGCATTTTTTACATAATACATTAGTTGTTTCCCCGTTTCTAGCTGTTACATTTTTACAGCCCTCGTTAAATTTCGATTATTAAATCTTTTTCAGCCAATATAATTTCCGTTGTGGGTGTTTCATTAATAGCTTGGGCTTTTAATAGCTCTAGGTCTCCAACTTGAGGTAGATGTGTTAGAATAACTTTTTTTACATCCGCTTCTTTTGCAATCTTACCTACTTCAGAAGCTGTCATATGAACACGATGATTCTCCATTCCATTAAAGAGATTTGTATCAGCCAATAATACATCCGCATCTTTACTAAAGGGGATAAAATCGGGTAAATAACCTGAATCTGCTGTATAGATTAGTATTTTACCTGTTTTCGTTTCAGTAATTCTCATAGCATAACATTCCACTGGATGCAGAGTTTTCATAAATTGTATTTCGAATGGACCAATATATGTTTTTTCCTGTTCGTGATAAGCTATACCTTCACTTACAATGTCCATAGTTAATCTTTTAAAATTTTCATTATCTCCTTGGTGCCCGTAAATAGGAAGCATAGGAGCTCTTTCAAGGTTGTTTTTCATTCTTTTTAATTGACGTGTGAATTGTAAAACACCTAAATCAGCTATATGATCATAATGATAATGAGATAAAATAACTCCATCAAGTAATAAAGGATCTACATGATTTTCTAGAGCAATCAATGAAGCACTTCCTACATCGATCAATAAATGATAATCTTCCGTTTCTAATAAATAAGAACTTGTACCTGAATTTTTTGTTGGGTACCCGCCCCAAAAACCTAATATAGTTAATTTCATTTTCTTTCCTCTCTTCTATTTTTTTTATCTCTTCTATATATTACCTTACACCAAGAAAACAAAGTTTAAAATAAAAAAGACCTTTTTAATACTAAAAAGTGTCTTTTCATTTTTTTATAAGCTATTCTATTTACTATAAATACAATTTTGTTCTTTTACATATTCAACTATTTTTTTACTTGTTTTATTAGCTTGACTAATACATTGATTGATTCCAAAACCTTCTAGACCAATTCCAGAAATATATATGCCTGGATATTCATGTGTCAATAATTCAATCATTTCTTTCGTTTTTTCTTCTTGTGTCACAGTGTACTGAGGTATAGCATCGGGCCAACGTTTTACAATGCGATTTATAGGTTTTTCTGTAATTCCAAGTATCATTTCTAAGTCTTTTAGTATGGACTCTTCTATTTCTTTATTACTCAAAGAAACTAGGATATCTTCTCCTTTTCGACCAAAACTCACCCCAATAAACACATCTTCTTCATCTTTAAGAAATGACCACTTTTTATTTAAAAAAACAATTGACGTTACAAAAGAATCACTTCGTCTAGGAGTAACTACGCCAAAACCTTTGGGCTCATTTTTTATAGCTTTTTTTTTAAACTTAAACAAGATATATCCGATAGATGCAGTTTCTACTTGATCAAAGATTTGCCCAAATGTCTCATTTTTTATTAATCTTGAATATTCAGTTACTGGTGTCGCGATACAAATTGCGCCAACACGCACTTGTTCTGTTTGATTGACATCTATAACATAAGTACCTTCAATACCCTGGTTAATTTCAAAAACTTTTTTACTTGTTTGAATATTTGGTTTTAAAATTTCAGTTAGTTTATCCGTTAAAGTGGCTAACCCTTT
Proteins encoded:
- a CDS encoding MBL fold metallo-hydrolase; this encodes MKLTILGFWGGYPTKNSGTSSYLLETEDYHLLIDVGSASLIALENHVDPLLLDGVILSHYHYDHIADLGVLQFTRQLKRMKNNLERAPMLPIYGHQGDNENFKRLTMDIVSEGIAYHEQEKTYIGPFEIQFMKTLHPVECYAMRITETKTGKILIYTADSGYLPDFIPFSKDADVLLADTNLFNGMENHRVHMTASEVGKIAKEADVKKVILTHLPQVGDLELLKAQAINETPTTEIILAEKDLIIEI
- a CDS encoding ABC transporter ATP-binding protein, which gives rise to MSNVLEVKDLEITFDTYAGKVKAIRGVSFDLKKGETLAIVGESGSGKSVTTRSIMRLLSQNANIESGEILFNGEDLIKKSEKEMQGIRGKEIAMIFQDPMTSLNPTMTIGKQISEPIRLHQKLNKEDARKRALELLNLVGLPDSERRMKQYPHQFSGGQRQRIVIAIALACNPEVLIADEPTTALDVTIQAQILDLMKELQQKIATSIIFITHDLGVVANVADRVAVMYAGKIVEIGTVDEIFYNPQHPYTWGLISSMPTLEITETLYAIPGTPPDLLDPPKGDAFAPRNAFAMKIDTELEPPFFKISETHSALTWLLHPDAPAVEPPPEIKARHKIFEERFAPLHESLKSTKTQVKGGQN
- the hemG gene encoding protoporphyrinogen oxidase — encoded protein: MKRAKKRIAVIGGGITGLVTAYRIKQQIIEEKLPFELILLESSIKLGGKIYTIKSGDNYFDLGAESIDIRYPEAMDLMKELGLMDQLIYSEGNKPDIFFYNKLYSLDYPTYKGIPVRKMDIWKNNLLTFHGKIASFKDTLFPIKPLEKDVEMSVYLKKRFGEELVEHIVEPFFSKIYASDLDEMGIKSSKEVIYSLEQKYGRLSKGLKSHPELLDGSGNYVTFQKGLATLTDKLTEILKPNIQTSKKVFEINQGIEGTYVIDVNQTEQVRVGAICIATPVTEYSRLIKNETFGQIFDQVETASIGYILFKFKKKAIKNEPKGFGVVTPRRSDSFVTSIVFLNKKWSFLKDEEDVFIGVSFGRKGEDILVSLSNKEIEESILKDLEMILGITEKPINRIVKRWPDAIPQYTVTQEEKTKEMIELLTHEYPGIYISGIGLEGFGINQCISQANKTSKKIVEYVKEQNCIYSK
- the spxA gene encoding transcriptional regulator SpxA, which codes for MVTLYTSPSCTSCRKAKAWLEENDITYNERNIFSEPLTIGEIKSILRMTEDGTEEIISTRSKVFQELNVELDELPLNKMFDLIQDNPGLLRRPIMVDEKRLQVGYNEDEIRRFLPREVRALELKQAQLIVGY
- the opp3C gene encoding oligopeptide ABC transporter permease, which encodes MNKQENVPVADEFKNLSPDMFAPATGSSVGDNEKISAPSLSFIEDSWRRLKKNKAAVVSLVVLIIMILLTIAAPIVAPHDPNIQTVEFASLPPKIPGIGIDGLNGTQKVGETRIDKYAEKSVPEDQYYILGTDSLGRDLLSRILYGTRVSLIIAFVAAFFDLTIGVTYGLVSGWLGGRVDNFMQRVLEILSGVPNLVVVILMLLVLQPGITSIIIALAITGWISMARVVRAQTLKLKNQEYILAARTLGESSVKIAFKHIIPNLSGIIIIQTMFSIPSAIFFEAFLSFIGIGIPAPTASLGTLINDGYKTFRFLPHLMWYPAAVICILMISFNLLADGLRDAFDPKMKD
- a CDS encoding DUF3899 domain-containing protein; this translates as MKRKITPIHIFLVSLLLCLLIELIVYKELSFYQTTNLTFYGASLFLIIGLFGASFSSGFFDFFNYSMRKTAFNIRKGRHSEEEFSIKPLSKVIGKGYYFFLKVGSALLTISLLTLLAYYLIER
- the opp3b gene encoding oligopeptide ABC transporter permease translates to MKSYAKFLGKRVLYMLLTLFLIASITFFLMKLLPGTPYSNQDKLSEEQIFIMNEQYGLNEPVPVQYLVYIGGLLQGDLGTSFQFSNTPVTKLLSTRIGPSLQLGIQAVALGTILGIVLGVIAAMYQNTWIDTLATFSAILGRSIPNFVIAVLLQLIFGVYLQWFPIALWDGGFSSSVLPTLALAISPLADSARFIRTEMVEVLGSDYVELARAKGLSRWTVAFKHGVRNALIPLVTIIGPMAVGLMTGSMVVENIYAIPGIGEQFVKSIMTNDYPTIMGVTILYSAMLVFIILVVDILYGVIDPRIRVSTEGGDK
- a CDS encoding ABC transporter ATP-binding protein; its protein translation is MENKEKILEVKGLKQYFNEGTKNEVRAVDDITFDIYKGETFGLVGESGSGKSTTGRSIIRLYNPTAGEVDFEGTKVHDISGKKDMLKFRRDMQMIFQDPYASLNPKMKVRDIIAEGIDIHKLASSTEDRNQQVDDLLKTVGLNPDHASRYPHEFSGGQRQRIGIARALAVKPKFIIADEPISALDVSIQAQVVNLLMELQKTQKLTFLFIAHDLSMVKYISDRIGVMNTGKLLELAPAEEVYNTPLHPYTESLLSAVPLPDPEYERNRVRTPYIPRESNGEPEELREISPGHYVYCRESDIVALKEKKASYKK
- a CDS encoding lipoate--protein ligase, producing MYYVKNARDGKEITDPAINLAIEYHLLNNVILDEPILLFYINEPSIIIGRNQNTIEEINTEYVEKKNIHIVRRFSGGGAVYHDFGVFCFCFITQDDGNSFRDFGKFTEPIIDSLHKMGVEGAKLEGRNDLLINGQKFSGNAMYSKNGRMTAHGTIMFDSDIEEVVNALKVRKDKIESKGIKSIRSRVTNIKPYLSDDYQFLNTKEFRDRLLLNIFDVTKAEDVKEYKLTDHDWKQIEELSKKYFSNWDWNYGKSPKFELVRRHRFSIGSVEFKMDVDKGFIQDIRIFGDFFGLGDIADVEEKLAGIKYDSLSINEALNDINIKKYFGNITKEELLHLIY
- a CDS encoding adaptor protein MecA; the encoded protein is MEMEHINENTIRVLIENADLEERGVTFLDLLGNHKQIENFFYSILEEVDVDEQFHESDAITFQVLPNGNGLELFISKGGPINDQLDFSSASENLNSDEFSQYIKKQMVQNLNKSEAENELENDNEHSKDETEGIVLRFNQFENMIELSKMMHLDNALSRLFLYKERYYLNLVFFINEMTERSADEEIALALEFADKTPVTQGILEEHGKVIMEKRALELTRHYFK
- the trpS gene encoding tryptophan--tRNA ligase, with the protein product METIFSGIQPSGTPTIGNYIGAMKQFIQLQERYRCYFCIVDEHAITVQQEPLKLRQQTKSLAALYLAIGLDPAKATIFIQSEVSAHAEAAWIVQCNTNIGELERMTQFKDKSAKNNRSGVSVGLLTYPPLMVADIILYQSNLVPVGDDQKQHLELTRDFVSRFNNKYGNGNQLLTMPEVEIPKSGGRIMSLQDPLKKMSKSDENKKSFVSILDEPSIIRKKIKSAVTDSSGVIEYDPKNKPGISNLLTIYASFTDFSIAELVARYQNSGYGQFKEDLGEAIVAVLEPIQIRHNELINSDELNLILDEGAIKAQTVANKTLLKMKNAIGLGRKIR